The Salinibaculum sp. SYNS191 genome has a window encoding:
- a CDS encoding DUF4397 domain-containing protein, producing the protein MSRPNRRQMLAAVGSALTIGLAGCGAGDGGDGGDATETATETETMGGMTETETATETESGMMNGDTANVRAAHMSPDAPNVDVYVDGDAALTDVPFRAVSDYLELPTGAHQVTITQAGNMDNAVFDQEVTLEAEDYTLVASGELGEDTFEVLVLVDDNSDPGGDMSRLRAVHVSPDAGPVDITVSAGPVLFDGVPFKASGYATAAANDYTVQIRPDTSGNDGEVVYDADVSLNGGTVYTAFASGYLSPDDEPADEAFELTVVQDASY; encoded by the coding sequence ATGTCACGACCCAACCGGCGACAGATGCTCGCGGCAGTCGGCAGCGCACTGACAATCGGCCTCGCTGGCTGCGGAGCCGGCGACGGCGGCGACGGCGGCGACGCGACGGAGACCGCCACCGAAACCGAAACGATGGGCGGGATGACCGAGACGGAGACGGCAACCGAGACCGAGTCTGGGATGATGAACGGCGACACGGCGAACGTCCGCGCGGCGCACATGTCGCCGGACGCGCCGAACGTCGACGTCTACGTCGACGGCGACGCGGCGCTGACGGACGTGCCGTTCCGGGCGGTCAGCGACTACCTCGAACTCCCGACGGGTGCCCACCAGGTCACCATCACCCAGGCGGGCAACATGGACAACGCGGTCTTCGACCAGGAGGTCACGCTCGAAGCCGAGGACTACACGCTCGTCGCCAGCGGCGAACTCGGCGAGGACACCTTCGAGGTACTGGTGCTCGTCGACGACAACAGCGACCCCGGCGGCGATATGAGCCGACTCCGCGCCGTCCACGTCTCGCCCGACGCCGGCCCCGTCGACATCACCGTCAGCGCCGGCCCGGTGCTGTTCGACGGCGTCCCGTTCAAGGCGTCCGGCTACGCCACTGCGGCCGCGAACGACTACACCGTCCAGATTCGCCCCGACACCAGCGGGAACGACGGCGAGGTGGTCTACGACGCCGACGTCTCGCTGAACGGTGGCACGGTCTACACCGCCTTCGCGTCGGGGTATCTCAGTCCAGACGACGAACCGGCGGACGAAGCCTTCGAACTCACCGTCGTGCAGGACGCGAGTTACTGA
- a CDS encoding NifU family protein: MSTDTEASDDELRERITNFLRRNFPQIQMHGGSAAIQNLDRETGSVTIQLGGACSGCGISPMTIQAIKTRMTKEIPEIDEVHASTGMGGSEGMSGGAGGGMNPSFPGESGGDDDEGPEAPF, encoded by the coding sequence ATGAGCACGGACACCGAGGCCTCAGACGACGAACTGCGCGAGCGCATCACGAACTTCCTGCGCCGGAACTTCCCGCAGATTCAGATGCACGGCGGCAGCGCAGCCATCCAGAACCTCGACCGCGAGACGGGCAGCGTGACAATCCAGCTCGGCGGTGCCTGCTCGGGCTGTGGCATCTCACCGATGACCATCCAGGCCATCAAGACGCGCATGACCAAGGAGATCCCCGAAATCGACGAGGTCCACGCCTCCACCGGCATGGGCGGCTCCGAGGGGATGTCCGGCGGCGCGGGCGGCGGCATGAACCCCTCGTTCCCCGGCGAGTCCGGCGGGGACGACGACGAAGGTCCCGAAGCGCCGTTCTGA
- a CDS encoding ArsR/SmtB family transcription factor, translated as MEAVLWYVLTGTRGGPNRVRILRTVDDRPRNANQLAEDLDLDYKTVRHHLDVLMDNDMVTSSGDDYGAVYLPTDRVQHHWETVEQITEEVD; from the coding sequence ATGGAGGCAGTCCTCTGGTACGTGCTGACCGGCACCCGCGGCGGGCCGAACCGGGTGCGGATTCTCCGGACCGTCGACGATCGGCCCCGGAACGCCAACCAGCTCGCAGAGGACCTCGATCTGGATTACAAGACGGTTCGCCATCACCTGGACGTACTCATGGACAACGACATGGTCACGAGCAGCGGCGACGACTACGGCGCGGTGTACCTGCCGACCGACCGGGTCCAGCACCACTGGGAGACAGTCGAGCAAATCACCGAGGAGGTCGACTAA
- a CDS encoding ketopantoate reductase family protein, whose amino-acid sequence MDVLVFGAGSLGSLVGGLLAREHDVTLVGRDPHVATVRESGLRISGAVDETVTPDAATEPPAAADLAVVTVKTFDTPAAAAALAECDLDVVLSLQNGMGNEEELATSVSAPVLAGTCTYGARMVEPGHVECTGVGEVVLGAREGGQSDEADSVGVAFDAAGLDVTVATDMPRRLWEKLAVNCGINATTALARVENGALVDGPAGETARAAAREVAQVARDHGVDLSAMQATTAVSGVARTTAANTSSMAQDVQAGARTEIDAINGYVVANATDPVPVNETLTHLVRAWEIGQDLRDDGP is encoded by the coding sequence ATGGACGTCCTCGTCTTCGGTGCCGGCAGTCTCGGCAGCCTCGTCGGGGGGCTGCTCGCCCGCGAACACGACGTGACGCTGGTCGGTCGCGACCCCCACGTCGCCACGGTCCGGGAGTCCGGACTCCGCATCTCCGGGGCCGTCGACGAGACCGTCACCCCCGACGCCGCGACGGAACCGCCGGCGGCGGCCGACCTCGCCGTCGTCACCGTCAAGACCTTCGACACGCCCGCTGCCGCCGCCGCGCTCGCCGAGTGCGACCTCGACGTCGTCCTCTCGCTGCAAAACGGGATGGGCAACGAGGAGGAGCTTGCGACGTCTGTGTCCGCTCCGGTGCTGGCGGGGACCTGCACCTACGGCGCGCGCATGGTCGAACCGGGCCACGTCGAGTGTACCGGCGTCGGCGAGGTTGTGCTGGGCGCGCGCGAGGGCGGGCAGTCCGACGAAGCGGACAGCGTCGGGGTGGCCTTCGACGCCGCGGGACTGGACGTGACCGTCGCCACGGACATGCCCCGCCGGCTCTGGGAGAAACTGGCGGTCAACTGCGGCATCAACGCGACGACGGCGCTGGCCCGCGTCGAGAACGGCGCGCTCGTCGACGGACCCGCCGGCGAGACCGCTCGCGCCGCCGCTCGCGAAGTGGCACAGGTGGCCCGCGACCACGGCGTCGACCTCTCGGCGATGCAGGCGACGACCGCCGTCTCGGGGGTCGCGCGGACGACGGCAGCGAACACCTCGTCGATGGCCCAGGACGTCCAGGCGGGGGCGCGCACCGAGATAGACGCCATCAACGGCTACGTGGTCGCGAACGCGACCGACCCGGTGCCGGTCAACGAGACGCTGACGCATCTGGTCCGGGCGTGGGAAATCGGCCAGGACCTCCGTGACGACGGGCCGTAG
- a CDS encoding pyridoxamine 5'-phosphate oxidase family protein — translation MTIDELGEFGMERMDEAAIEEFLTSHGFGVLALPTDGAPYVVPMSFGYDGGTTLYFTYVVGEESQKADLTEAAEAATFLAYSAESAFSWRSVVLTGTVTEVPQNEWARHAEMMDDNAWHPDIFERAMETERIRIYRFDVDDWSGIRHTGLPSGFEGESSDATAD, via the coding sequence ATGACTATCGACGAACTGGGGGAGTTCGGAATGGAGCGGATGGACGAGGCGGCTATCGAGGAGTTCCTGACGAGTCACGGCTTCGGCGTGCTGGCGCTGCCGACCGACGGCGCGCCGTACGTCGTTCCGATGTCCTTCGGCTACGACGGGGGGACGACGCTGTACTTCACGTACGTCGTCGGGGAGGAGAGCCAGAAGGCGGACCTGACGGAGGCGGCGGAGGCCGCAACCTTCCTCGCGTACAGCGCCGAGTCCGCGTTCAGCTGGCGCAGCGTCGTCCTCACGGGGACCGTCACCGAGGTCCCACAGAACGAGTGGGCCAGACACGCCGAGATGATGGACGACAACGCCTGGCATCCCGACATCTTCGAGCGGGCGATGGAGACCGAGCGCATCCGCATCTACCGGTTCGACGTCGACGACTGGTCGGGTATCAGACACACCGGGCTCCCGTCGGGCTTCGAGGGCGAATCGTCCGACGCCACCGCCGACTGA
- the metX gene encoding homoserine O-acetyltransferase MetX, producing MNVDADTVSVGEFEFECGQTISDLEIAYEAYGEFTGDNAVLVCHALTGSAHVAGHRGGSDTAGQARAWWDDIVGPGKAIDTNEYYVVCANVPGSCYGSTGPASTDPETGEPYGTDFPAVTVRDWTEAQRALLDELGIPHLHMVTGGSVGGMNVLEWAKRHPDHVEKIAPIAAAARLDPQCLALDAIARRAITTDPNWNGGDYYGSDETPTDGLALARQIGHVMYLSKSSMEQKFGRRSAGRDAVRTFPTDPAAGFFPYRDVESYLDYQAEKFVERFDANSYLYLTRAMDNYDLAAGFEDDADALAAFDGEAMVMSFTADWHFTTAQAEGLAESMREAGVDISHHVVDSDHGHDAFLVEPDHVGPPLDSFLEDGLDGTAITDTEGDVEEESEFAPVHTSLFSD from the coding sequence ATGAACGTCGACGCAGACACCGTCTCCGTCGGCGAGTTCGAGTTCGAGTGCGGCCAGACGATATCCGACCTCGAAATCGCCTACGAGGCCTACGGCGAGTTCACCGGCGACAACGCCGTCCTCGTCTGTCACGCCCTGACCGGCAGCGCCCACGTCGCCGGCCACCGCGGCGGCTCGGACACCGCCGGCCAGGCCCGCGCCTGGTGGGACGACATCGTCGGCCCCGGCAAGGCCATCGACACCAACGAGTACTACGTCGTCTGCGCGAACGTCCCCGGGTCCTGCTACGGGTCGACCGGCCCGGCCTCGACGGACCCCGAGACCGGCGAGCCCTACGGCACCGACTTCCCCGCCGTCACCGTCCGGGACTGGACGGAGGCCCAGCGCGCCCTGCTGGACGAACTCGGCATCCCCCACCTCCACATGGTCACCGGCGGCTCCGTCGGCGGCATGAACGTCCTGGAGTGGGCCAAACGCCACCCGGACCACGTCGAGAAGATAGCTCCCATCGCGGCCGCGGCACGGCTGGACCCCCAGTGTCTCGCGCTGGACGCCATCGCCCGGCGGGCCATCACGACGGACCCCAACTGGAACGGCGGCGACTACTACGGCAGCGACGAGACGCCCACGGACGGCCTGGCGCTGGCCCGGCAGATCGGCCACGTCATGTACCTCTCGAAGTCGTCGATGGAACAGAAGTTCGGCCGTCGCTCCGCCGGCCGGGACGCCGTCCGGACCTTCCCGACGGACCCCGCGGCCGGCTTCTTCCCGTACCGGGACGTCGAGTCCTATCTCGACTACCAGGCAGAGAAGTTCGTCGAGCGCTTCGACGCCAACTCCTACCTGTATCTGACGCGGGCGATGGACAACTACGACCTCGCGGCGGGCTTCGAGGACGACGCCGACGCGCTCGCGGCCTTCGACGGCGAGGCGATGGTCATGTCCTTCACCGCCGACTGGCACTTCACCACCGCGCAGGCGGAGGGCCTCGCGGAGTCGATGCGCGAGGCGGGCGTCGACATCTCCCACCACGTCGTTGACTCCGACCACGGCCACGACGCCTTCCTCGTCGAACCCGACCACGTCGGCCCGCCGCTGGACTCGTTCCTCGAAGACGGACTCGACGGCACCGCCATCACCGACACCGAGGGCGACGTCGAGGAGGAGAGCGAGTTCGCCCCGGTCCACACCAGCCTGTTCAGCGACTGA
- a CDS encoding O-acetylhomoserine aminocarboxypropyltransferase/cysteine synthase family protein: protein MSDERNTRGFGTRCVHAGQEEADPATGARAPPIYQTTSYVFDDADHAADLYALDTEGNVYSRFDNPTVAMLERRLASLEGATAAVATGSGMAALDAATSILASAGDNIVSAASIYGGTHGYFSNMATRRGVEPRYVDTLDPDAYAEAIDDDTAYVHVETIANPSLVVPPFEELADVAHDHGAPLFVDNTFATPYLCRPLEHGADIVWESTTKWIHGSGTAVGGVLAAGGSFPWESYPEKYPEIAGESPAFEGTTFTDAFGDRAFAVAARQRAVRSLGDGQKPFDAWVTMQGTETLALRMDQHCDNAMTVAEFLRDHDAVAWVNYPGLQSHESHDAADKYLEGGYGGMVTFGLEDGYEAAVTLCEATELAQFLANIGDAKTLVTHPASTTHAQLSEADQRASGVTPDLLRLSVGIEDPEDIVADLEGAIERAEAA from the coding sequence ATGAGTGACGAGCGGAACACGCGGGGCTTCGGGACACGCTGTGTCCACGCCGGGCAGGAGGAGGCGGACCCGGCGACTGGCGCGCGGGCCCCGCCCATCTACCAGACCACATCGTACGTGTTCGACGACGCCGACCACGCGGCCGACCTCTACGCGCTCGACACCGAGGGCAACGTCTACTCCCGGTTCGACAACCCGACCGTCGCGATGCTCGAACGTCGCCTGGCCAGCCTCGAAGGCGCGACGGCGGCCGTCGCGACCGGGTCCGGTATGGCCGCACTCGACGCCGCCACCTCCATTCTCGCCAGCGCCGGGGACAACATCGTCTCGGCGGCCTCTATCTACGGCGGCACCCACGGCTACTTCTCGAACATGGCGACCCGCCGCGGCGTCGAGCCGCGCTACGTCGACACGCTGGACCCCGACGCCTACGCCGAGGCCATCGACGACGACACCGCCTACGTCCACGTCGAGACCATCGCCAACCCCTCGCTCGTCGTCCCGCCGTTCGAGGAACTCGCCGACGTCGCCCACGACCACGGCGCCCCGCTGTTCGTCGACAACACCTTCGCCACACCCTACCTCTGTCGCCCGCTCGAACACGGCGCGGACATCGTCTGGGAGTCCACCACGAAGTGGATTCACGGCTCCGGGACGGCCGTCGGTGGCGTCCTCGCTGCGGGAGGGTCGTTCCCCTGGGAGAGCTATCCCGAGAAGTACCCCGAAATCGCCGGCGAGAGTCCCGCCTTCGAGGGCACCACGTTCACCGACGCCTTCGGCGACCGCGCGTTCGCCGTGGCGGCCCGCCAGCGCGCCGTCCGGAGTCTCGGCGACGGCCAGAAGCCCTTCGACGCCTGGGTCACCATGCAGGGCACCGAGACGCTGGCGCTGCGGATGGACCAGCACTGCGACAACGCCATGACAGTCGCCGAGTTCCTGCGCGACCACGACGCCGTGGCCTGGGTGAACTACCCCGGTCTGCAGTCCCACGAGAGCCACGACGCCGCTGATAAGTACCTGGAGGGAGGCTACGGCGGTATGGTCACCTTCGGGCTGGAGGACGGGTACGAGGCTGCCGTCACGCTGTGTGAGGCGACGGAACTCGCGCAGTTCCTCGCCAACATCGGCGACGCGAAGACGCTCGTCACCCATCCGGCCAGCACCACCCACGCACAGCTCTCCGAGGCCGACCAGCGCGCGTCCGGCGTCACCCCGGACCTGCTGCGTCTGTCGGTCGGCATCGAGGACCCCGAGGACATCGTCGCGGACTTAGAGGGCGCCATCGAGCGTGCGGAGGCAGCATGA
- a CDS encoding DUF7504 family protein: MAERAESGESKPDLSQLEGTTNVLLQAPSFGGRGTDAGLRLLTRTPPEKTNVLAVSYTDTPSEFVDRWNAAAGAPPARGGIVTVGQAEATVDDAAWAVRAVENPSDLTGVGIELSELLSGMATAADDDEHVAFCFNSITSLLQYADVQRAFRFLHVVTGRVKTVEGTGHYHLDPEAHDQQTVATLKGLFDAVVAVDEDGSWTVQR, from the coding sequence ATGGCAGAGCGGGCCGAATCCGGAGAGAGCAAGCCCGACCTCTCCCAGCTGGAGGGTACCACCAACGTCCTCCTCCAGGCACCCTCGTTCGGGGGGAGGGGAACGGATGCCGGACTGCGCCTGCTCACGCGGACCCCGCCCGAGAAGACCAACGTCCTCGCGGTTTCCTACACCGACACCCCTTCTGAGTTCGTCGACCGCTGGAACGCTGCCGCCGGCGCGCCACCGGCACGCGGCGGTATCGTCACCGTCGGGCAGGCGGAGGCGACTGTCGACGACGCCGCCTGGGCCGTCCGCGCCGTCGAGAACCCGTCGGACCTGACCGGGGTGGGTATCGAACTCAGCGAACTCCTCTCGGGGATGGCGACGGCGGCCGACGACGACGAACACGTCGCCTTCTGTTTCAACTCCATCACCTCGCTGCTGCAGTACGCGGACGTCCAGCGGGCCTTCCGGTTTCTCCACGTCGTCACCGGCCGCGTGAAGACCGTCGAAGGGACCGGCCACTACCACCTCGACCCCGAGGCCCACGACCAGCAGACGGTGGCCACCCTGAAGGGGCTGTTCGACGCCGTCGTCGCGGTCGACGAGGACGGGTCCTGGACCGTCCAGCGGTAG
- a CDS encoding lysylphosphatidylglycerol synthase transmembrane domain-containing protein translates to MSAEDFRDLIPRKRILQAGLGFLVALAVIGLIAVSVGLDELTRVLSGAKLRWVAVGCLSTALCLVAWARAWKVVLGVVGIPVAFRRLVVTYYAATFANYVTPLGQAGGEPFIAYVLSRDTEASYEDSLASVVTADLLNLFPFFSFAGIGFAALLWQSSLPDQVRPLVLGLAGMAAGVPLLAAGTWRFRFRLGRFVLRLAAPVARRTKLFSIESLRRRMGELNTSFERIAADPRALVRALFYSYVGWVFFALPLYFATLALDVPLSLLLVFFVVPASTLAGLVPSPGGLGPVEAALLVLLVAVAGLSQPTAFAAALLYRVESYVFALVAGGIGALWVIGRN, encoded by the coding sequence GTGTCGGCCGAGGACTTCCGCGACCTGATTCCGCGCAAGCGCATCCTCCAGGCCGGTCTGGGCTTTCTGGTCGCGCTCGCGGTCATCGGCCTCATCGCGGTCAGCGTCGGCCTCGACGAACTGACGCGCGTCCTCTCGGGTGCGAAACTCCGCTGGGTCGCCGTCGGCTGTCTCTCGACGGCGCTGTGTCTGGTCGCCTGGGCGCGCGCCTGGAAGGTGGTGCTGGGCGTCGTCGGCATCCCCGTCGCCTTCCGCCGGCTGGTCGTCACCTACTACGCGGCCACCTTCGCCAACTACGTCACGCCGCTTGGCCAGGCCGGCGGCGAGCCCTTCATCGCCTACGTCCTCTCGCGCGATACCGAGGCAAGCTACGAGGACAGCCTCGCCAGCGTCGTCACTGCCGACCTCCTCAACCTCTTTCCCTTCTTCTCCTTCGCCGGCATCGGCTTCGCGGCCCTGCTGTGGCAGTCGTCGCTGCCCGACCAGGTCCGCCCGCTCGTGCTCGGGCTGGCGGGGATGGCCGCCGGCGTCCCGCTGCTGGCGGCCGGGACCTGGCGCTTTCGCTTCCGGCTGGGGCGGTTCGTCCTCCGCCTGGCAGCGCCCGTCGCTCGGCGGACGAAACTGTTCAGCATCGAGTCGCTGCGCCGGCGGATGGGCGAACTCAACACGTCATTCGAGCGCATCGCCGCGGACCCGCGGGCGCTCGTCCGGGCGCTGTTTTACTCCTACGTCGGCTGGGTCTTCTTCGCCCTGCCGCTGTACTTCGCGACGCTGGCGCTGGACGTGCCGCTCTCGCTGTTGCTCGTCTTCTTCGTCGTCCCCGCGAGCACGCTGGCCGGCCTCGTTCCCTCCCCGGGCGGCCTCGGCCCCGTCGAGGCGGCGCTGCTGGTCCTGCTGGTCGCCGTTGCTGGCCTCTCGCAACCGACGGCCTTCGCCGCGGCGCTGCTCTATCGCGTCGAGAGCTACGTCTTCGCGCTCGTCGCCGGCGGCATCGGCGCGCTGTGGGTCATCGGGCGGAACTAG
- a CDS encoding fasciclin domain-containing protein encodes MNSPSRRDVLKGIGSTGLLLAGGAGVASARGPQTEGDTIVDVAVAADGFDVLVAAVQEAGLVDALSGNRQLTVFAPTDAAFDALGVTADNVGDVDFEAAVGVSLDEILTYHVVPGQREARSVVNVSKLPTLNGAQIEVDGTDLNGDQATIVDTDIEASNGVVHAIDGVLLP; translated from the coding sequence ATGAACTCACCATCTCGACGTGATGTATTGAAAGGTATCGGTAGCACAGGTCTACTGCTGGCCGGCGGTGCCGGCGTGGCGAGCGCGAGAGGGCCGCAGACTGAGGGAGACACAATCGTCGACGTCGCCGTCGCAGCCGACGGATTCGACGTTCTCGTTGCTGCCGTCCAGGAGGCCGGACTGGTCGATGCTCTCAGCGGGAACCGACAGTTGACTGTGTTCGCTCCGACGGACGCGGCGTTCGACGCGTTGGGTGTGACAGCAGACAACGTCGGCGACGTCGATTTCGAGGCCGCAGTCGGCGTATCGCTCGATGAAATCCTCACCTACCACGTGGTGCCCGGACAGCGGGAAGCCCGGTCGGTGGTCAACGTCTCGAAACTCCCCACACTCAACGGTGCGCAAATCGAGGTCGACGGCACCGACCTGAACGGTGACCAGGCCACTATCGTCGACACGGACATCGAGGCGTCCAACGGCGTCGTCCACGCCATCGACGGCGTGCTCCTCCCGTAG
- a CDS encoding sulfatase — translation MTTSARPNVLFVVLDTVRKDRLTVYGHDEPTTPALAEFAEEARVYEQATAPAPWTLPVHASLFTGLYPSEHNATQETPYLEDATTLAESLSRAGYATSCYSSNAWITPYTHLTDGFDDQDNFFKVMPGDLLSGPLARIWKTMNDNERLRNLADRVVEVGNAIHERLAAGGGEDSKTPAVIDRTQAFIDDADAPFFSFINLMDAHLPYHPPEEYVEQFAPGVDSTDICQNSKAYNCGAVDIDDDEWEDIRGLYDAEIRHMDDQLDRLFAWLKAEGLWDETMVVVCADHGELHGEHDLYGHEFNIYDPLVNVPLLVKHPDIEPGRDDETPVELVDLYHTILDATGVEGQGQPLDPNRSLLSADYRDIDLGDHAFVEYHRPVVELNQLESKAAEAGIDLDADSRFYSRMRAARRPDGKYIRNERIADEAYRLDDDPGEVTDLADGDDETIAAVEEALVAFEQRVGGEWDEVGDADPLADMDSETKDRLRDLGYVE, via the coding sequence ATGACCACGTCCGCCCGGCCGAACGTGCTCTTCGTCGTGCTCGACACCGTCCGGAAGGACCGCCTGACGGTGTACGGCCACGACGAACCGACGACGCCGGCGCTCGCCGAGTTCGCCGAGGAGGCCCGCGTCTACGAGCAGGCGACCGCCCCAGCGCCGTGGACGCTGCCCGTCCACGCCTCGCTTTTCACCGGGCTCTACCCCAGCGAGCACAACGCCACCCAGGAGACGCCCTACCTGGAGGACGCGACGACGCTCGCGGAGTCGCTCTCGCGGGCGGGCTACGCCACCTCCTGTTACTCCTCGAACGCCTGGATTACGCCCTACACCCACCTGACCGACGGCTTCGACGACCAGGACAACTTCTTCAAGGTGATGCCCGGGGACCTGCTGTCGGGCCCGCTCGCGCGAATCTGGAAGACGATGAACGACAACGAGCGCCTGCGGAACCTCGCCGACCGCGTCGTCGAGGTGGGCAACGCCATCCACGAGCGCCTCGCGGCAGGCGGCGGCGAGGACTCCAAGACCCCGGCGGTCATCGACCGCACGCAAGCGTTCATCGACGACGCCGACGCCCCCTTCTTCTCCTTCATCAACCTCATGGACGCCCACCTCCCCTACCACCCACCCGAGGAGTACGTCGAGCAGTTCGCGCCGGGCGTCGACTCCACGGACATCTGCCAGAACTCGAAGGCCTACAACTGCGGGGCCGTCGACATCGACGACGACGAGTGGGAAGACATCCGCGGGCTCTACGACGCCGAAATCCGCCACATGGACGACCAGCTCGACCGGCTGTTCGCCTGGCTCAAGGCCGAGGGCCTGTGGGACGAGACGATGGTCGTCGTCTGTGCGGACCACGGCGAACTCCACGGCGAGCACGACCTCTACGGCCACGAGTTCAACATCTACGACCCGCTGGTGAACGTCCCGCTGCTGGTGAAACACCCCGACATCGAGCCCGGCCGCGACGACGAGACGCCGGTCGAACTCGTCGACCTCTATCACACAATCCTCGACGCGACCGGCGTCGAGGGACAGGGCCAGCCGCTGGACCCCAACCGCTCGCTGCTCTCGGCGGACTACCGCGACATCGACCTCGGCGACCACGCCTTCGTCGAGTACCACCGGCCGGTCGTGGAGCTGAACCAGCTAGAGTCGAAGGCTGCCGAGGCCGGCATCGACCTGGATGCCGACTCCCGCTTTTACTCCCGGATGCGTGCCGCGCGGCGGCCCGACGGGAAGTACATCCGCAACGAGCGCATCGCCGACGAAGCCTACCGCCTGGACGACGACCCCGGCGAGGTGACCGACCTCGCGGACGGTGACGACGAGACAATCGCTGCGGTCGAGGAGGCGCTGGTGGCCTTCGAACAGCGCGTCGGGGGCGAGTGGGACGAAGTCGGCGACGCCGACCCGCTCGCGGACATGGACAGCGAGACGAAAGACCGGCTGCGGGACCTGGGGTACGTCGAGTAA
- a CDS encoding DUF7130 family rubredoxin-like protein produces the protein MSEEESTARVSFGTKIFDDDGNELGKIRAFDEHGFYVSIDDGIEALSGEHITAGAPGEAELMWRCWECGEIGQIEDIPEECPACGAPKEDIYYWQED, from the coding sequence ATGAGCGAGGAGGAATCAACGGCCCGCGTCAGTTTCGGCACGAAGATATTCGACGACGACGGGAACGAACTGGGGAAGATTCGCGCCTTCGACGAACACGGGTTCTACGTCAGCATCGACGACGGCATCGAGGCGCTGTCCGGCGAGCACATCACGGCCGGCGCACCCGGTGAGGCGGAGTTGATGTGGCGCTGCTGGGAGTGCGGTGAAATCGGCCAGATAGAGGACATCCCGGAGGAGTGCCCCGCCTGTGGCGCGCCGAAGGAGGACATCTATTACTGGCAGGAAGACTGA